In a genomic window of Treponema pectinovorum:
- the hslV gene encoding ATP-dependent protease subunit HslV encodes MEKVEIRSTTVIAVKKDGKVAMAGDGQVTLGNTVCKGNARKVRKIYNGKILTGFAGSVADALTLLDKFEEKIKEFDGDLTRSAVELAKMWRTERMLQKLEAMLIVADKSKILLISGDGNVIEPENDVIAIGSGGNYAYSAALAYLESSNFDAKQIAEKSLNIAGNICIYTNHNITVEELD; translated from the coding sequence ATGGAAAAGGTCGAAATACGAAGTACAACGGTTATCGCTGTTAAAAAAGATGGAAAAGTTGCTATGGCTGGCGACGGTCAGGTTACATTAGGAAATACAGTTTGTAAAGGCAATGCGCGCAAAGTCAGGAAAATCTACAATGGTAAAATTTTAACAGGTTTTGCAGGTAGTGTAGCCGATGCCCTTACCTTGCTTGATAAATTTGAAGAAAAGATAAAAGAATTTGATGGAGATTTAACTCGCTCCGCAGTGGAACTTGCAAAAATGTGGAGAACAGAGCGAATGCTTCAAAAACTGGAAGCGATGCTGATTGTTGCTGATAAATCAAAAATCCTATTGATAAGCGGAGATGGAAACGTTATTGAACCAGAAAACGACGTTATTGCGATTGGCTCTGGCGGAAATTACGCTTATTCGGCAGCACTTGCATATCTTGAGTCAAGCAATTTCGATGCAAAACAGATTGCAGAAAAATCTCTAAACATTGCAGGAAATATATGCATCTATACAAATCACAATATAACAGTGGAAGAATTAGACTAA
- a CDS encoding tyrosine-type recombinase/integrase codes for MTVKQVSEEFLIYIESVRGFSPKTVGAYRSDFEIFANMKHIGQNREIQEITEEDIRLCIGNLSVQKRKSSSINRFLSAVRSLFSYCLKFNYIKTNPAPEVKSVKSEKVLPRFLTQEEVDEFCAEPDKNPLLWETRDKAIFEALYSSGCRLSELENLKVKDFFSDFSAAQVRGKGNKYRIVYFQEDAKKALKAYLLDRNSRFPDRQVKNPLDYVFVNQRGNHLTSHGISFILSMYSGIFGTKRHVNPHSLRHTFATGLVLRGADIRHVQELLGHSSISTTQRYTHISTAHLIYMYNLAHPHGGDKK; via the coding sequence TTGACTGTAAAACAAGTATCCGAAGAATTTTTAATATACATAGAATCTGTGCGGGGCTTTTCGCCAAAAACTGTAGGTGCTTACAGGAGCGATTTTGAAATTTTCGCTAATATGAAGCACATAGGCCAAAATCGCGAAATTCAAGAAATAACAGAAGAAGATATAAGGCTTTGCATAGGAAACCTTTCCGTTCAAAAACGAAAATCCTCGTCTATAAATCGATTTTTGTCTGCTGTTAGAAGTCTGTTTTCATATTGCCTAAAATTCAACTACATAAAAACGAATCCTGCCCCAGAGGTAAAGTCTGTAAAAAGTGAAAAAGTTTTACCTAGATTTTTAACGCAAGAAGAAGTTGACGAGTTTTGTGCAGAGCCGGATAAAAATCCTCTTTTGTGGGAAACTCGCGATAAAGCGATTTTTGAAGCGTTGTATTCGTCTGGTTGCCGCCTTTCAGAACTTGAAAATTTAAAAGTAAAAGATTTTTTTAGCGATTTTTCTGCTGCACAGGTTAGAGGTAAGGGCAACAAATACAGGATTGTGTACTTTCAAGAGGATGCAAAAAAGGCTTTAAAAGCATATCTTTTAGACAGAAATTCTCGTTTTCCAGACAGGCAGGTAAAAAATCCGCTCGATTATGTTTTTGTAAACCAGAGAGGGAATCATTTAACCAGCCATGGAATAAGTTTTATACTTTCAATGTATTCAGGAATTTTTGGAACAAAACGCCATGTAAATCCTCATTCTTTGCGACATACTTTTGCGACTGGTCTGGTTTTACGCGGAGCGGATATAAGGCATGTTCAAGAACTTTTAGGGCATTCTTCAATCAGCACGACTCAACGTTACACTCATATTTCTACAGCTCACCTTATCTATATGTATAATTTAGCTCATCCGCACGGTGGCGACAAAAAATAA
- the topA gene encoding type I DNA topoisomerase encodes MISKKKSKKETTLVIVESPAKAKTIEKYLGSGYTVKASMGHLIDLPKSRMAIQIDNNFEPEYITVRGRAKLLKELQKDAKKSDHVFLASDPDREGEAIAWHLNNAIKDKTDADIKRVVFNEITPNAIKEAVKNPREIHENLVNAQKARRVLDRLVGYNLSPLLWEKVKNGLSAGRVQSVALRLICEREKEVEDFIPEEYWTLEADFSKGKTQFTAQLVKYKGVKPELKNEAEVNKIIEELKNSTCTVKEIKTSDKTVRPKPPYTTSKLQQDAANRLGFTSRKTMQVAQQLYEGVSIGNSRVGLITYMRTDSVRIAQSALDDVRAWILKNYPEQLPEKPIVYSVGKSAQDAHECIRPTYVEYTPDSIKEYLTRDQLRLYSIIWERFFSCQMNNAKTRTTSVDIEAGEAIFRVSASKLVEKGFYSVMKVLSSKEEVTGNIPTLKEGEVLDSAHKFYPEQHFTSGPARYTDASIVKMLEEKGIGRPSTYAPIISVLLDRYYVTRNNRQLMPTVLGKMISKILVESFPEVINEEFTADVENELDAVEQKKVVWNEMIRNFYEPFKKKVDEVEKTAQSVKGFLDEKTDIICEKCGKPMVKKLGRFGFFLACSGFPECYNTKSIPLAKCPIEGCNGDIVERKSKGRGKSFYGCTNYPKCSFISHFKPIDATCPKCGWFLVEKFDKKNGNYKSCINPACDYLHSAGEEDFAEVDSTPKE; translated from the coding sequence ATGATATCGAAGAAGAAGTCAAAAAAAGAAACCACCCTCGTAATTGTGGAATCTCCAGCTAAGGCAAAAACTATCGAAAAATACTTGGGCTCGGGTTATACAGTCAAGGCAAGCATGGGACATCTGATAGACTTGCCAAAGAGCCGAATGGCAATTCAAATTGATAATAATTTTGAACCAGAATACATAACAGTTAGAGGGCGAGCAAAACTTTTAAAGGAACTTCAAAAAGATGCAAAAAAAAGCGACCATGTTTTTCTTGCGTCCGACCCAGACCGCGAAGGAGAGGCGATTGCCTGGCATTTAAACAATGCGATAAAAGATAAAACAGATGCCGATATAAAACGAGTTGTCTTTAACGAAATTACACCAAATGCGATAAAAGAGGCTGTAAAAAATCCTCGCGAAATTCATGAAAACCTTGTAAATGCACAAAAAGCACGCAGGGTTTTAGACAGACTCGTAGGGTACAATTTGAGTCCTTTGCTTTGGGAAAAAGTGAAGAATGGACTTTCCGCAGGAAGAGTTCAATCTGTTGCTCTTAGATTGATATGCGAGCGCGAAAAAGAAGTTGAAGATTTTATTCCAGAAGAGTATTGGACTTTGGAAGCTGATTTTTCAAAAGGAAAAACTCAATTCACCGCTCAGCTTGTAAAATATAAGGGCGTAAAACCAGAGCTTAAAAACGAAGCCGAAGTGAATAAAATCATCGAAGAATTAAAAAATTCTACTTGTACAGTAAAAGAAATAAAAACAAGCGATAAAACCGTCCGCCCTAAGCCACCGTATACAACGAGCAAACTTCAACAGGATGCTGCAAACAGGCTTGGCTTTACTTCACGAAAAACGATGCAGGTTGCGCAACAGCTTTACGAAGGAGTTTCAATCGGCAACAGTCGCGTTGGTCTTATAACCTATATGCGAACCGACTCCGTAAGAATTGCACAAAGCGCTTTGGACGACGTCCGTGCGTGGATATTAAAAAATTATCCAGAGCAACTGCCAGAAAAACCGATTGTCTACTCCGTTGGAAAGAGTGCTCAAGATGCACACGAATGTATTCGCCCAACCTATGTAGAATACACTCCAGATTCGATAAAGGAATATTTAACTCGCGACCAATTAAGGCTTTATTCAATAATCTGGGAAAGATTTTTTTCCTGCCAGATGAACAATGCAAAAACTAGAACGACAAGCGTTGATATAGAAGCAGGAGAAGCAATTTTTAGAGTTAGCGCATCAAAACTTGTAGAAAAAGGTTTTTACAGCGTGATGAAAGTTTTGTCTTCAAAAGAAGAGGTTACAGGAAATATTCCAACGCTCAAAGAAGGCGAGGTTTTGGATAGTGCACATAAATTCTATCCGGAGCAGCATTTTACTTCAGGCCCTGCACGATACACAGACGCTTCCATCGTAAAAATGCTCGAAGAAAAAGGAATTGGTCGCCCTTCAACTTATGCACCAATCATATCCGTTCTTTTAGACAGATATTATGTTACGAGAAACAACAGACAGTTAATGCCAACGGTTTTGGGTAAGATGATTTCTAAAATCTTAGTTGAGTCTTTCCCAGAAGTTATAAACGAAGAATTTACCGCGGATGTTGAAAACGAATTGGATGCTGTTGAGCAGAAAAAAGTTGTCTGGAACGAAATGATTAGAAACTTTTATGAACCTTTTAAAAAGAAGGTTGATGAAGTAGAAAAAACGGCTCAAAGCGTAAAAGGATTTTTGGACGAAAAAACTGATATCATCTGCGAAAAATGCGGCAAACCGATGGTTAAAAAACTCGGACGATTTGGATTTTTTCTTGCCTGCTCAGGATTCCCAGAGTGCTACAACACAAAATCTATTCCGCTTGCAAAATGTCCTATAGAAGGTTGCAACGGCGATATTGTAGAAAGAAAATCTAAAGGCCGAGGAAAATCTTTTTACGGCTGTACAAATTATCCAAAGTGCAGTTTTATAAGTCATTTTAAACCGATTGATGCAACCTGTCCAAAATGCGGCTGGTTTTTGGTCGAAAAATTTGATAAGAAAAACGGCAATTACAAATCCTGCATAAATCCTGCCTGCGACTATTTGCATTCCGCTGGCGAGGAAGATTTTGCAGAGGTGGATTCTACTCCTAAAGAATAA
- the dprA gene encoding DNA-processing protein DprA: MLKRLVLADASFFTTAEKLLLQKNLDSFNDLALMSVSEISSIIGRNLSRVKWNADSAIKKAKVSLHLLEKLGIGTTFFDFEDYPQMLKEMRDSPYALFYRGNLDCLKNTCVSVVGTRRATYTAKKAAFDFAKSACLCGETVVSGLAFGIDICAHRGAVSVKDGKTVAVLPSGIDTIVPYSHTKVASQIIEQGGLLLSEYTPSTPAMKFRFVQRNRIIAALSPATVVIQAPRGSGAMITVSLALDYNRYVFFSQVCFNEESKLLDAANEKKLDKQGFKNKMQNSPATYVEDGAPIVNDYEEYRYLMRQDSCEKKIVRHGEQRELFTD, encoded by the coding sequence ATGTTAAAGCGTTTGGTTTTAGCGGACGCTTCATTTTTTACTACAGCCGAAAAACTCCTCCTTCAAAAAAATCTTGACAGTTTTAATGACCTTGCGTTAATGTCAGTATCTGAGATTTCTTCTATCATAGGAAGAAATTTATCCAGAGTAAAATGGAATGCCGATTCTGCAATAAAAAAAGCGAAGGTTTCATTACATCTGTTGGAAAAACTTGGAATTGGAACAACTTTCTTTGATTTTGAAGATTATCCTCAGATGTTAAAAGAAATGCGAGATTCACCGTATGCGCTTTTTTATCGCGGAAATTTGGATTGCCTTAAAAACACTTGTGTATCGGTTGTAGGAACAAGGCGAGCGACTTACACTGCAAAAAAGGCTGCGTTTGATTTTGCAAAATCGGCCTGCCTTTGTGGCGAAACTGTTGTTTCGGGGCTTGCATTTGGAATAGATATCTGTGCACATAGAGGGGCGGTTAGCGTCAAAGACGGAAAAACTGTTGCGGTTTTGCCGAGCGGAATCGATACGATTGTTCCTTATTCGCATACAAAAGTTGCCAGTCAAATTATAGAACAAGGTGGACTTTTGTTGAGTGAATATACGCCTTCAACTCCTGCAATGAAATTTCGCTTTGTTCAACGGAACAGGATAATAGCAGCTTTAAGTCCTGCAACAGTCGTAATTCAAGCACCACGCGGTAGTGGGGCGATGATAACAGTCTCTCTCGCGCTGGATTACAACAGATATGTTTTTTTCAGTCAGGTCTGTTTTAATGAAGAGTCAAAACTTCTAGACGCAGCAAATGAAAAAAAATTAGATAAACAAGGATTTAAAAATAAAATGCAGAATTCTCCTGCAACTTATGTGGAAGACGGTGCTCCAATCGTAAATGATTATGAAGAATACCGTTATCTTATGCGGCAGGACTCTTGTGAAAAAAAGATAGTACGACACGGCGAGCAACGTGAGTTGTTTACCGATTAA
- a CDS encoding tetratricopeptide repeat protein → MKDFYLKQKNFFYSFTAFIFICLIFSSCSGASSKTIIRMQKLETGVHSPTTEEELKEAIKKYENRIADIQIADAQIGIWYKILATRYLDAKMYGKALTNFQKAIEYYPSNQNLFYYVGVCAGYMAKASLDYNATGSTSSQKFNYLKLAESAYLRAIELEPRYVRALYGLGVLYVFELDQCDKAIGYLETALSIETRNTDIMFVLARACYVEGDYDRAVQLYDTIISTSKSEQKKKEAQANKKIVLDTSYAN, encoded by the coding sequence ATGAAAGATTTTTATTTAAAGCAAAAAAACTTTTTTTATTCGTTTACAGCATTCATTTTTATATGTTTAATTTTTTCAAGTTGTTCGGGAGCTTCTAGCAAAACTATAATCAGAATGCAAAAATTAGAAACAGGAGTTCATTCTCCAACTACAGAAGAAGAATTAAAAGAAGCGATAAAAAAATATGAAAATAGAATTGCAGATATTCAAATTGCGGATGCACAGATTGGAATTTGGTACAAGATACTTGCAACACGCTATCTTGATGCAAAAATGTATGGAAAAGCTTTAACTAATTTTCAAAAAGCGATTGAATATTATCCTTCAAATCAAAATCTTTTTTATTATGTTGGAGTTTGTGCCGGCTACATGGCAAAAGCTTCTTTGGATTACAACGCGACAGGTTCAACTTCATCTCAAAAATTTAATTATTTAAAACTTGCAGAAAGCGCATACTTGCGCGCGATAGAACTTGAACCCAGATATGTTCGCGCTTTGTACGGTTTGGGCGTTTTGTATGTTTTTGAACTTGACCAGTGCGACAAGGCAATCGGTTATCTGGAAACAGCCCTTTCCATAGAAACCAGAAATACCGATATAATGTTTGTGCTTGCACGAGCCTGCTATGTTGAAGGCGATTATGACAGAGCGGTGCAACTTTACGACACGATAATTTCTACTTCAAAATCGGAGCAGAAAAAGAAAGAAGCACAGGCAAATAAAAAGATTGTCCTTGATACTTCCTATGCAAATTGA
- a CDS encoding tyrosine-type recombinase/integrase, which yields MDKDLLLERFYSDLRTVGRLSENSAYTYKDSVCLFFDWLDQKKIKLEEVDTKNLVYYFVWRKTNGTDERTISKDISALRSFGSYLKRKGVWENNKCLLLDKPKFESPLPKVLSVQEVDSFLAVIDLSTPLGRRDRALFELIYSCGLRISEASSLKISSVHLKERWLIVQGKGGKERMIPFGEVARDRLKVYIEEVRPLLVGDKIVDEVFLNYAGKPLTRKGIWKNFCKYEKLSGIDAKVHTLRHSFATHLLAGGMDLRSVQELLGHSDLATTTVYTHVENSTLKEAHKKYFPGHKK from the coding sequence ATGGACAAAGACTTGTTGCTTGAACGCTTTTATAGCGATTTGCGCACTGTTGGAAGGCTTAGTGAAAATTCGGCTTACACTTACAAAGACAGCGTTTGCCTTTTTTTCGATTGGCTTGATCAAAAAAAAATAAAGCTGGAAGAAGTTGATACAAAAAATCTCGTTTATTATTTTGTCTGGCGAAAGACAAATGGAACTGATGAGCGTACTATTTCAAAAGATATATCGGCACTGCGTTCTTTTGGTTCATATTTAAAAAGAAAAGGTGTTTGGGAGAATAATAAATGCCTTTTGCTTGACAAGCCCAAGTTTGAATCTCCCCTGCCAAAGGTTTTAAGCGTTCAAGAAGTGGATTCTTTTTTAGCGGTAATAGATTTGTCTACTCCGCTTGGAAGGCGCGACAGAGCATTGTTTGAACTTATATATAGTTGCGGCCTTCGCATAAGCGAAGCATCATCATTAAAAATTTCTTCTGTGCATTTAAAAGAGCGCTGGCTAATAGTTCAAGGCAAAGGTGGAAAAGAAAGGATGATTCCTTTTGGAGAAGTTGCTAGAGATAGGTTGAAAGTTTATATTGAAGAAGTTCGTCCTCTTTTGGTTGGTGATAAAATTGTCGATGAAGTCTTTTTAAATTATGCAGGAAAGCCTTTAACACGCAAAGGAATATGGAAAAACTTTTGTAAATATGAGAAATTAAGTGGAATTGATGCAAAAGTCCATACTTTGCGACATAGTTTTGCCACGCATCTTCTTGCAGGAGGAATGGATTTGCGTTCGGTTCAAGAGCTTTTAGGGCATTCTGACCTTGCAACGACAACCGTGTATACTCATGTTGAAAATTCAACATTAAAAGAAGCACATAAAAAATATTTTCCGGGACACAAAAAATAG
- the ftsZ gene encoding cell division protein FtsZ: MLEILDVNDEGNEKIVSPTKIKVVGCGGCGGNAVNNMVDAGIQGVQFIALNTDLQHLSVSKADYKIQIGKKITGGLGAGMHPEIGEEAAKEELETIKKLLEGTDMVFITAGMGGGTGTGSAPVVANIAKELGILTVAVVTTPFDFEGDVRAEFASEGIKKLRKEVDSLIVIPNQRVFEGPDKKPSVPQAFKIIDDILRQGVQGISEIITKTGLVNRDFKDVETVMKGQGDALLGIGVAEGENRAIDAANKAINNNLLADTHIDGAKNILIKISGNENIGLEECNEIVDGITASAAKGVKLLWGLYIEPELGDKISVTVVATGFNSPNAVLENFDEPHIEEKEAANSDFLDVGSFEKVLNGGFSSSQNEKTGMSEDSRNNGSQKVLPSISAAAAIAGVQKNENYSSAMDSSSRASAAIQPPPNFKNTGDINQPACWRNLPKSIDLTKK; encoded by the coding sequence ATGCTTGAAATTCTAGATGTAAATGATGAAGGTAATGAAAAAATTGTAAGTCCCACAAAAATTAAGGTCGTAGGTTGTGGCGGCTGTGGCGGAAATGCTGTAAACAACATGGTTGACGCTGGAATACAAGGCGTTCAGTTTATCGCATTGAATACAGATTTACAGCACCTTTCTGTTTCAAAAGCAGACTATAAAATCCAAATCGGGAAAAAAATAACAGGCGGGCTTGGAGCTGGAATGCATCCAGAAATTGGCGAAGAAGCCGCTAAAGAGGAATTGGAAACCATAAAAAAATTGCTCGAAGGCACCGATATGGTTTTTATCACCGCTGGAATGGGAGGCGGAACTGGAACTGGTTCTGCTCCTGTGGTTGCAAACATTGCAAAAGAATTGGGAATTTTAACAGTTGCTGTTGTTACAACTCCTTTTGATTTTGAAGGTGATGTTCGTGCGGAATTTGCCAGCGAAGGTATTAAAAAACTAAGAAAAGAAGTCGATTCTCTAATCGTAATTCCAAATCAGCGTGTTTTTGAAGGTCCAGACAAAAAACCATCTGTTCCACAGGCATTTAAAATTATCGACGACATCTTGCGTCAGGGAGTTCAAGGAATTTCTGAAATAATCACAAAAACAGGTTTGGTAAACCGCGATTTTAAAGATGTAGAAACCGTAATGAAGGGACAGGGAGATGCGCTCCTTGGAATTGGAGTTGCAGAAGGTGAAAACCGCGCGATTGATGCTGCAAACAAAGCTATAAACAACAATCTTTTGGCAGATACTCATATCGACGGTGCAAAAAATATCCTCATAAAGATAAGCGGAAACGAAAATATAGGTTTGGAAGAATGTAACGAAATTGTAGACGGAATAACAGCAAGTGCTGCAAAAGGTGTAAAACTCCTTTGGGGACTTTATATAGAACCAGAATTGGGCGATAAGATAAGCGTAACCGTAGTTGCCACAGGTTTTAATTCCCCTAATGCAGTGCTCGAAAATTTTGATGAGCCCCATATAGAAGAAAAAGAAGCTGCAAATTCTGACTTTTTGGATGTAGGTTCTTTTGAAAAAGTATTAAATGGAGGATTTTCATCTTCTCAAAATGAAAAAACTGGAATGAGCGAAGATTCCAGAAATAACGGTTCTCAAAAAGTTCTTCCTTCAATTTCTGCTGCGGCGGCGATTGCAGGTGTTCAAAAAAACGAGAATTATTCTTCAGCAATGGATTCCAGTTCAAGAGCTTCGGCTGCCATTCAACCTCCACCAAATTTTAAAAACACAGGCGATATAAATCAACCTGCGTGCTGGAGAAATCTTCCTAAATCCATCGATTTAACTAAAAAATAA
- the ftsA gene encoding cell division protein FtsA translates to MNNIIVGLDLGTSFVRAVIAEDVGEGRIEIIGTAQRPSLGLRNGIIVNRESAKECIKACIEEAEQKAGYEVYSCVCGIGGMQIESRNSRGEVAIATHGKGPREINQDDIDRVLDSANAIYIQMGRKLLHVIPQKYIIDETAECKNPKGNLAVRLAAEVHLVLASQTAIANMTQCIERSGYTLDGVMLKTLACMYSVMAQDERELGSIIIDLGGGTTDAIVINNDAPICTVSVPVGGNLVTNDIAIVKGVSTATAEKIKIENGCCWAGAMDGDSEVIIPGAGGRAPEICPRSEICLGIIEPRMREIFTMVRDEIMNKANLKLSGNIILTGGGAFMSGAIQLASDVFGTSSVRVGVPKDLGGIQEDYKRPDFATAVGLVQGFVEGQMNQEESGRSKKKKESIGGQKESFGKKLLKKFF, encoded by the coding sequence TTGAATAACATTATAGTCGGTCTTGACCTTGGTACAAGTTTTGTTCGCGCCGTGATTGCCGAAGATGTTGGCGAGGGAAGGATAGAAATAATAGGAACTGCTCAAAGACCCTCGCTAGGCTTACGCAATGGAATCATTGTAAATCGCGAAAGTGCAAAAGAATGCATAAAAGCTTGCATAGAAGAAGCGGAGCAAAAGGCTGGTTATGAAGTTTATTCTTGTGTATGCGGAATAGGCGGAATGCAGATAGAAAGCCGCAATTCTCGTGGAGAAGTTGCGATTGCAACCCACGGCAAAGGTCCAAGAGAGATAAATCAAGACGACATAGACAGGGTTTTAGACTCTGCAAATGCGATATATATTCAAATGGGACGCAAACTGCTCCATGTAATTCCTCAAAAATACATAATAGACGAAACAGCAGAATGCAAAAATCCAAAAGGAAACCTTGCAGTTAGGCTTGCTGCGGAAGTTCATCTCGTTCTAGCGTCTCAAACTGCTATTGCAAATATGACGCAGTGCATAGAGCGTTCAGGCTACACGCTTGACGGCGTTATGTTAAAAACTTTGGCTTGTATGTATTCGGTTATGGCTCAAGATGAAAGGGAATTGGGGTCTATAATAATAGATTTGGGCGGCGGAACTACAGATGCTATAGTAATCAACAATGACGCTCCAATTTGTACTGTTTCTGTTCCTGTTGGCGGAAATTTGGTTACAAACGATATTGCAATCGTAAAAGGAGTTTCAACTGCAACTGCGGAAAAGATAAAAATCGAAAACGGTTGCTGTTGGGCAGGAGCTATGGATGGCGACAGCGAAGTTATAATTCCAGGTGCTGGCGGACGTGCCCCTGAAATTTGTCCACGCTCAGAAATTTGTCTTGGGATAATTGAACCTAGAATGAGAGAAATTTTTACAATGGTTCGTGACGAAATCATGAACAAAGCGAATCTAAAACTTTCTGGCAATATCATTTTAACAGGTGGTGGAGCGTTTATGAGTGGTGCAATTCAACTTGCTTCAGACGTTTTTGGTACAAGTTCTGTAAGGGTTGGCGTTCCAAAAGATTTAGGTGGAATTCAAGAAGACTACAAAAGACCGGATTTTGCAACTGCGGTAGGACTTGTGCAAGGTTTTGTTGAAGGGCAGATGAATCAAGAAGAGTCGGGTCGAAGTAAAAAAAAGAAAGAAAGCATTGGCGGTCAAAAAGAAAGCTTTGGGAAAAAATTGCTTAAAAAATTTTTTTAG
- a CDS encoding cell division protein FtsQ/DivIB, translating into MSDVIFDRFGNFEGITKSKSKKRKTDLKGKALVILVSILICILFVEMFLYFFAFPSFETVKITFSGLKNFSQQEVVKACGGELEKNYFKIDKIKIKSLISSVAGIENVSIKLRFPNRVFIDIEERQAVAVTFINDSERTIPIQIDRNGVLFPLKSAFIPSDGSVPIISGIPVENIPEGMRLPSKYHLLLDQIYKIQSVNRKYFAAVSEIRVVPREYGNFELVLIPVKAHLKVLADRILNEETLQKMMVTLDVVKGLDPNVDVIDLRYGSVSYHSRGVNTGVLFE; encoded by the coding sequence ATGAGTGATGTTATCTTTGACAGGTTTGGAAATTTTGAAGGGATTACAAAATCAAAATCAAAAAAACGAAAAACAGATTTAAAAGGAAAAGCCCTCGTTATTCTCGTTTCAATTTTGATTTGTATTTTATTTGTAGAAATGTTTCTCTACTTTTTTGCGTTTCCTAGTTTTGAAACTGTAAAAATCACTTTTAGCGGACTTAAAAATTTCTCTCAGCAAGAAGTAGTAAAAGCGTGCGGTGGAGAACTTGAAAAAAATTATTTCAAAATCGATAAGATTAAAATAAAATCTTTAATTTCAAGCGTTGCAGGAATTGAAAACGTAAGCATAAAACTGCGATTCCCGAATAGAGTTTTTATAGATATTGAAGAAAGACAAGCTGTGGCCGTAACTTTTATAAACGATAGTGAGCGCACAATCCCTATTCAAATAGACAGAAATGGGGTATTATTCCCTTTAAAATCTGCATTTATCCCAAGCGATGGCTCTGTTCCAATTATTTCTGGGATTCCTGTAGAAAACATTCCTGAAGGCATGAGGCTTCCTTCAAAATATCACCTTCTGCTAGATCAGATTTATAAAATTCAATCTGTAAACAGAAAATATTTTGCAGCAGTCTCTGAAATTCGGGTTGTTCCAAGAGAATACGGCAACTTTGAACTCGTGCTTATTCCTGTAAAGGCGCATTTAAAAGTTCTTGCAGACCGAATTCTAAACGAAGAAACACTTCAGAAAATGATGGTAACCTTGGATGTTGTAAAGGGGCTTGACCCAAATGTCGATGTGATTGATCTTCGATACGGTTCTGTTTCTTATCATTCGAGGGGAGTTAATACAGGAGTTTTGTTTGAATAA